In Arachis hypogaea cultivar Tifrunner chromosome 17, arahy.Tifrunner.gnm2.J5K5, whole genome shotgun sequence, a single window of DNA contains:
- the LOC112767390 gene encoding trans-resveratrol di-O-methyltransferase, protein MEFQSEMQAAKLLKAQSHIWNHIFNFINSMSLKCAVELGIPDAIHNYGQPMPLSQLIASLPIHPSKSSSIQRLMRILIHSGFFGTKNVANDDAEVGYVLTDSSMLLLKDNPLSVTPFLLVMLDPMLTKPWHKLSTWFQSNNPIPFETEHGEVFWAYACHEPKFNEIFNDAMASDARLVSKLLLDDKCKGVFEGLESLVDVGGGTGIFAKAIAKSFPQLDCTVFDLPHVVADLEGSDNLKYIGGDMLEAIPPSNAILLKWILHDWNDEECLNILKNCKEAITSKGKGGKVIIIDMIIMEDEKKGGGDDKSVETQLFFDMLMMVLQTGKERDEKEWAKLIVSAGFSNYKITPIL, encoded by the exons ATGGAATTCCAAAGTGAAATGCAGGCAGCAAAACTGCTTAAAGCTCAAAGCCACATATGGAATCACATATTCAATTTCATAAACTCTATGTCTCTTAAATGTGCTGTTGAATTAGGCATACCTGATGCCATTCACAATTATGGTCAACCCATGCCACTTTCACAACTCATAGCTTCACTTCCAATCCACCCATCAAAATCCTCCTCCATCCAACGTTTGATGAGAATCTTAATCCATTCCGGCTTCTTTGGAACGAAGAATGTCGCCAACGATGACGCGGAAGTTGGGTATGTGTTAACTGATTCATCCATGCTTCTGCTTAAGGACAACCCCTTAAGTGTGACACCGTTCTTACTTGTCATGCTTGATCCAATGTTAACAAAACCATGGCATAAATTGTCCACATGGTTCCAAAGTAACAATCCCATACCATTTGAAACAGAACATGGGGAAGTGTTTTGGGCATACGCTTGTCATGAGCCTAAATTCAATGAAATTTTCAATGATGCCATGGCAAGTGATGCTCGATTGGTTAGCAAGTTGTTACTTGATGACAAGTGCAAGGGTGTGTTTGAGGGTTTGGAATCGTTGGTTGATGTTGGTGGAGGCACTGGAATTTTCGCCAAGGCCATAGCCAAATCATTCCCACAGTTAGATTGCACTGTATTTGACCTCCCACATGTTGTTGCTGACTTGGAAGGAAGTGACAACCTTAAATATATTGGAGGGGACATGCTTGAGGCTATTCCTCCCTCTAATGCCATTTTGTTGAAG TGGATTTTGCATGACTGGAATGACGAAGAATGTTTGAACATATTGAAAAATTGCAAGGAAGCAATCACGAGCAAAGGCAAAGGAGGAAAGGTTATTATCATAGACATGATAAtaatggaagatgagaaaaaaggTGGTGGTGATGATAAATCTGTTGAAACACAACTCTTCTTTGACATGCTGATGATGGTGTTGCAGACTGGAAAGGAGAGAGATGAAAAAGAATGGGCCAAATTAATAGTTTCTGCTGGATTTAGTAACTATAAAATAACTCCAATTCTATGA